One Desulfonatronovibrio hydrogenovorans DSM 9292 DNA segment encodes these proteins:
- a CDS encoding adenylate/guanylate cyclase domain-containing protein — MKLSLRIFILMFAVAFTISGATGSYFYIQSRQAMLEAVQEQLLTAAKAFSGTIAGDDLEILTHPEHMDYPEYLKIQRILHHITQTNQDFLFAYTMRLQDGEVVFVVDSPPSDDTGDGTISEAEMPEPIGAVYAHPPSSLLQGFVRPATDDHPHQDQWGWTISGYAPIKNSQGRNVGLLGIDMCADRFDEKLSAIRRAGFLSLGMAALMAGSFTWLLTRTVTRPVKSLQQGFDRVARGDLETSLEPRGNDELAQLTRQFNQMVRELREKQILKTSLGKMLPKEAVSSILSNNLRLGGETVRVTILFCDLRRFTAMSEKLPPKIIVSLLNDYFTAMVEVVEKHSGIVDKFIGDKIMAVFGHPSSSGRDQLNALNAGLEMINRCDELNSKLGLGDNLRLENSIGIHTGQVLAGNIGSPERMEYTIMGDAVNTAARLEAKTRAMNTRLAVSQETAGQIESLPANLEFSGDQSLEGRTGKLGVYVLKR, encoded by the coding sequence ATGAAGCTTAGCCTGAGAATCTTCATTCTGATGTTTGCTGTGGCATTTACCATTTCAGGGGCCACGGGATCATACTTTTATATCCAGTCCAGGCAGGCCATGCTTGAGGCCGTGCAGGAACAGCTTCTGACTGCGGCTAAAGCCTTTTCCGGGACCATTGCCGGAGACGATCTGGAGATTCTGACCCATCCCGAACACATGGACTACCCGGAGTATCTGAAGATTCAGCGGATTCTCCACCATATCACCCAGACCAACCAGGACTTTCTCTTTGCCTACACCATGCGCCTTCAGGACGGTGAAGTAGTTTTTGTTGTTGATTCACCCCCCAGTGACGACACTGGAGACGGCACAATATCCGAAGCAGAAATGCCTGAGCCCATTGGAGCCGTCTATGCCCATCCTCCATCTTCCCTGCTTCAGGGCTTTGTCAGGCCCGCAACTGATGACCACCCCCACCAGGACCAGTGGGGATGGACCATTTCCGGATATGCGCCCATTAAAAACTCCCAGGGCAGAAACGTCGGTCTTCTGGGCATCGACATGTGTGCTGACCGCTTTGATGAAAAGCTGTCTGCCATCAGAAGGGCGGGCTTTCTCTCCCTGGGCATGGCCGCCCTGATGGCCGGGTCCTTTACCTGGCTTTTGACCAGGACCGTCACCAGACCGGTCAAGTCACTCCAGCAGGGGTTTGACCGGGTGGCCAGGGGAGATCTGGAAACCAGCCTGGAGCCCAGAGGTAACGATGAACTGGCCCAGTTGACCAGACAGTTCAACCAGATGGTCCGGGAGTTGAGGGAAAAACAAATTCTCAAGACTTCCCTGGGCAAGATGCTCCCCAAAGAGGCTGTATCCAGTATCCTGTCCAACAATCTCAGGCTTGGCGGAGAAACCGTAAGAGTGACCATCCTTTTCTGCGACCTGCGGCGATTCACTGCCATGAGCGAAAAACTGCCGCCCAAGATAATTGTCAGCCTGTTAAACGACTATTTCACGGCCATGGTGGAAGTAGTGGAAAAACATTCCGGCATTGTGGACAAATTCATCGGAGACAAGATCATGGCTGTTTTCGGCCATCCGTCCTCTTCCGGCAGGGATCAACTGAACGCCCTGAACGCAGGGCTGGAAATGATCAACAGGTGCGATGAGCTGAACAGCAAACTGGGACTTGGAGACAACCTCCGCCTGGAGAACAGCATCGGCATTCATACCGGCCAGGTCCTGGCCGGCAACATCGGCTCTCCAGAACGCATGGAATATACCATTATGGGGGATGCGGTGAATACTGCAGCCCGGCTGGAAGCCAAGACCCGGGCCATGAATACCCGCCTGGCCGTCAGCCAGGAAACCGCCGGACAGATCGAATCACTGCCTGCAAATCTTGAGTTTTCCGGTGATCAGTCCCTTGAGGGCAGGACCGGAAAGCTGGGGGTGTATGTGTTGAAGCGATGA
- a CDS encoding FAD-binding oxidoreductase → MNTAKVLSRSSLKALASIFPGDALSLRPEEMLIYGTDAGKKFSMPWAVVRPERTEQVQELMALAQKERIPVIPRARGTNVVSACVPDQGGVVLSCLRMNKVLSIDPRSFTACVQPGVITHDLQKKVRSLGLYYPPDPASMKVSTIGGNIATNAGGMSAVKYGVTRDYVLGLEAVLPGGEIIRTGGRVHKNVVGLDLTRLFTGSEGGLGIIVKAWLKLLPAPEYSASILACFEDEVMALEGVSRIFESGILPCAMEFLPGEIMKCLAGYGPVPWPEDAGACLIIRVDGSVDGTRHQTERIRQSLQNTLYLDVAGQEDEERIWEMRRLINPASFSLGPDKVSDDVVVPRGVVLDAVQGIRAIARKYALNILAFGHIGDGNIHVNYMHDASQPGSGQRVDQARQEVLSLVLELEGSISGEHGVGLSKKPFLTRQVGPRELEIMRSIKKVFDPYNILNPGKGI, encoded by the coding sequence ATGAACACTGCAAAGGTTTTATCCAGATCCAGCTTGAAAGCCCTGGCTTCAATCTTTCCCGGCGACGCCCTGAGCCTAAGGCCAGAGGAAATGCTCATTTACGGGACTGATGCTGGAAAAAAATTTTCCATGCCCTGGGCAGTTGTCCGTCCGGAAAGAACCGAACAGGTCCAGGAGCTTATGGCCCTGGCTCAGAAAGAAAGGATACCAGTCATTCCCAGGGCCAGGGGAACCAATGTTGTTTCAGCCTGTGTTCCGGATCAGGGAGGGGTTGTCCTTTCCTGCCTCAGGATGAACAAGGTGCTGTCCATTGACCCCAGGAGCTTTACCGCCTGTGTTCAGCCCGGGGTGATCACCCATGATTTGCAGAAAAAAGTCAGATCCCTGGGCCTGTACTATCCTCCTGATCCGGCCAGCATGAAGGTTTCCACCATAGGGGGCAATATAGCCACCAATGCCGGAGGTATGAGTGCGGTCAAGTATGGAGTGACCAGGGACTATGTCCTTGGTCTGGAAGCAGTGCTGCCTGGAGGGGAAATAATCAGGACTGGAGGCCGGGTTCACAAGAATGTGGTTGGGCTGGATCTGACCAGGCTTTTTACAGGTTCTGAGGGAGGATTGGGAATTATTGTCAAGGCCTGGCTGAAACTCCTGCCTGCCCCGGAATATTCCGCCTCAATCCTGGCCTGCTTTGAAGATGAAGTCATGGCCCTAGAGGGTGTATCCCGGATATTTGAGTCTGGAATCCTGCCCTGTGCCATGGAATTTTTGCCGGGGGAGATCATGAAATGCCTGGCCGGTTACGGCCCGGTTCCCTGGCCTGAGGATGCCGGAGCCTGTCTGATCATCCGGGTGGACGGCTCTGTTGATGGAACAAGACATCAAACAGAACGGATCAGGCAATCTTTACAGAACACCCTTTATCTGGATGTGGCCGGCCAGGAGGATGAAGAACGAATCTGGGAAATGAGACGCCTTATTAATCCGGCCTCTTTCAGTCTGGGCCCGGACAAGGTCAGCGACGATGTGGTGGTGCCCAGGGGGGTTGTCCTGGATGCTGTCCAGGGCATCAGAGCGATAGCCCGGAAATACGCTTTGAACATTCTGGCCTTTGGACATATTGGTGACGGCAATATTCATGTCAATTACATGCATGATGCTTCACAGCCTGGATCCGGCCAAAGGGTGGATCAGGCCAGGCAGGAGGTGCTGAGCCTTGTGCTTGAACTGGAAGGAAGCATTTCCGGGGAGCACGGGGTGGGATTGAGCAAAAAGCCTTTTCTGACCCGTCAGGTGGGACCCAGGGAACTGGAGATCATGCGCAGTATCAAAAAGGTGTTTGATCCCTATAACATCCTCAACCCGGGAAAAGGGATCTGA